From Vitis vinifera cultivar Pinot Noir 40024 chromosome 14, ASM3070453v1, a single genomic window includes:
- the LOC100262403 gene encoding auxin-induced protein 22D yields MENKVIYEKDLNLEATELRLGLPGTKKPEKQAPPSLKTSNKRALPDMNEESGSGNNSSVSDDGKSHRETAPAPKAQVVGWPPVRSYRKSCFQPKKTEAEEGRTYLKVSMDGAPYLRKIDLKVYKGYPELLKALEEMFKFSVGQYSEREGYNGSEYAPTYEDKDGDWMLVGDVPWNMFISSCKRLRIMKGSEARGLGCFL; encoded by the exons atggAGAACAAGGTCATATACGAGAAAGATCTCAATCTTGAGGCCACAGAGCTTAGATTAGGGTTGCCGGGCACCAAGAAGCCTGAGAAACAGGCGCCTCCTAGTTTGAAGACGAGCAACAAAAGAGCCTTGCCTGACATGAACGAGGAGTCGGGATCTGGGAACAACTCTAGTGTCTCGGATGATGGAAAATCCCACCGTGAAACTGCTCCGGCCCCCAA GGCACAAGTAGTAGGGTGGCCACCGGTTCGATCATACCGGAAAAGCTGTTTCCAGCCGAAGAAAACGGAGGCTGAGGAGGGGAGAACCTATTTGAAAGTGAGCATGGATGGAGCTCCTTATCTCAGAAAGATTGACCTAAAGGTGTACAAAGGCTATCCAGAGCTCCTTAAGGCATTGGAAGAGATGTTCAAGTTCAGTGTTG GCCAGTACTCAGAGAGGGAAGGCTACAATGGTTCAGAATACGCACCTACCTATGAAGACAAAGATGGGGATTGGATGCTGGTGGGAGATGTTCCCTGGAA TATGTTCATCTCTTCCTGCAAGAGGCTAAGAATCATGAAAGGATCAGAAGCTAGAGGCTTGGGCTGCTTTCTATAG